A window of Pan paniscus chromosome X, NHGRI_mPanPan1-v2.0_pri, whole genome shotgun sequence genomic DNA:
ATTGAGGGCAAGTTCATTATGTAACTGTATACAACACATTCTTATTTTGGATCCTCAAGTGAAAAATGGCTACCAAACAAGTTCAAGTGGTTGGCAGAACAGAAATCCCATGTGATAATTTTTAGTGATTAATATTTCAAAACCACAGGCTGTATTACTGAGCAGGgattctgagtacctgggacctttttttttttttttttttttttaaccactggtAACAAAAagactaaggttttttttttttttttctttttgagacagagtctcaccctgttgtccaggctggatggagtgcagtggtgtgagctcagctcactgccacctcccaggttcaagcgattttcctgcctcagcctcccaggtagctgggattacaggtgcacgccatcacgcccagctaattttcgtatttttagtagagaccgggtttcaccatgttggtcagactagtctcgaactcctgacctcaggtgattcccccgcctcagcctcccaaagtgctgggattacaggcgtgagtcaccgcgcccggcctacgaCTAAGGTTCTTTTTGATGGCCATGGCCCATAAGCCCCCGAGGTATTTGGTATTTAGTGGTTCAGGGAACATTCATGCCAGAATGCTCTCAATCTGTTAGAACCAATGGTCATCAATTTCTTGATTCCTTGACTCAGTGATTCTTAAACTTAGCTGAGTATCAGAATTTCCTGGGAAGTTTAAAAAGAGATTTCTGGGTTCCACTTCAGGCATAGCTAATCAGAATTTCTGGAGAAAAGGCCCAGTTATCTGAATTTTTGTTTgtgacacagtctcgctctgtcactcaggccagagtgcagtggcaggatctcggctcactgcaacctccacctcctgggttcaagtcattctcctgcctcagcctcctgagtagctgagattacaggcacacaccaccacgcctggttaatttttgtatttttagtagagacagggtttcaccatgttggccagaatggtctagatctcctgaccacgtgatctgcttgccttggcctcccaaactgctgggattacaggcatgagccaccatgcccagccagtaatCTGCATTTTTAAGAGCTCCTTAGGGTTTCTGATATGCATCCAATTTTGACCACTCCTTTAAACAGGCTGTGGATAAAGTACCTGtctgaaatcatttttaatttgCAGAGTAAGAAGGTCCTGATTGGGAGGGAGCATAGCCAATCACCCTTAATCCTGCATCacacagaagaaagaaggagTCCTCCCTTTCTGCACTTTCTCTGTGATCTGTCATTTGTTCGAGGGAAACCAGCCATGCTCGGATCCAGATACCCACTTTTCACCTCACCAAGAAGGCTCCAGATTCACATATGCACTTGTTGGACACTCTGAAGAGTTGAGCATTTATTTCCTACTAGAAATTTAGGTTGCCAAGGATCTACTGAAAAGTAGAGAAGGCATCTTGGGAAGAACTCGAGGTAAGAGGAGCAAAGCAGTTTAATAGTAGTAGGACAGATTTCCTTATTTCCAAAATACCACACCTACCCACATACCCCACGATGCAccatattaaaaagcaaaacaaaacaaagcaaacaaaaaaacccactacCTGTTTTAGTTCCCTTTCAAGCagtaggttttaaaaaaaatctcatttagccgggcgctgtggctcatgcctgtaatcccagcactttgggaggcagaggcgggcggatcacaaggtcaggagatcgagaccatcttggctaacacggtgaaaccctgtctctactaaaaatacaaaaaattagccgggcgtggtggcgggcccctgtagtcccagctactcgagaggctgaggcaggagaatgctgtgaacccgggaggcggggcttgcggtgagccgagatcacgccactgcactccagcctgggcgacagagaaagactcggtctcaaaaaaaaaaaaaaaaaatctcatttaggACCTCAGCCAGAAACGGTTGGCAGCTAATAAAGTAGAAGAAAGGGCCAATGACacacaaaggaatgaacaaaCTTTCATGACTTTTCTTTTGTAATGCCCATTCACTTGTCTGAATGCCTCTGGCTGCCTGCTTATGCTAGATGACATGGCCCCACAACACCTCACTCCCTAAAGCTGAGCTGGCATTGGAGTGTACTAATGACACTCTAGTGAGAATCGGAGTGGGCCTGGGAAAGCCTCTGGCCATCAGATGATCAAGTTGCAGGCCAAGGTCAGAGAATGTGTGcaaggcctggcgtggtggttgatgcctctaatcccagcactttgggaggccgaggtgggcggatcacttgaggccaggagttcgagatcagcctggtcaacatggcgaaatgccatctctactaaaaatacaaaattggccaggctcagtggctcacgcctgtaatcccagcactttgggaggccgaggtgggtggatcacctgaggtcaggagttcaagacctgcctggccaacatggtgaaatgctgtctctactaaaaatgcaaaaattagctgggcacggtggcatgtgcctgtagtcccagctactcgggaggctaaggcaggagaatcacttgaacccaggaggcagaggttgcagtgagccaaaatcgtgccattgcactccagcctgggtgacagagcaagactgtgtcaccaaaaaaaaaaaaaaaaaattagcttggtgtggtggtgcacgcctataatcccagctacttgggaggctgagacatgagaatcgcttgaatctgggaggcgaaggttgcagtaagccaagatcgcgccactgtactccaacctgggtgaaagagcaagaccttgtctcaaatttaaaaaaaaaaaaaaaggaaaaaaaagaatgtgtgcaGCTATCAGTCTTTGGTGGCTGAATGGCCAGCTAAATGGGCAAGTAGattcaaggaaataatttaagaGATCCTAATAAAGCACTTACCTCATGCCAACAACTGTACATGATGGTATATACCTTCTCTGAAGCCAGATGAGGCCTGTAGAGACGTAGGCCTTGGGCAATGTGTTCAGCAGTCTCACTGTTAGTAAATCTCTCATATGGCATCTTCCCCAGGGAGTAAATTTCCCACATCAAAACCCCTAGaaggtgaaaaaaattattaaattggtTTGCAGTCTTTTTGGATAGCAGGGGTCCTAGTCTTCCTAGATCAACCTCAAAGATTAGAATCAGTTGGTTCCCCGCTctgtgctttttatattttgccCAAATTTCTGCTATAGTACTGACCACACTAGATGGAGATCAAGGTCGTACTAGACTATTAACTCCTCTAGAAGAGAGACAGCATCTTATTTGTCTTTGTAGTTATAGGGTCTGGCagagtgcctggtacataatcAGTATTCAGAAGCtgttgaaaaatgaatgaattgttTTCCTTAACATGGTTTAAGTTCTAAAAAGGCAGAGATCATGTCCAGTTTAGTTTTCATCCTCAGAAACCCCTGTGGTGGCtgacacacagtaagcactccCCAAGGATTGGAAGAATGAAAGCAAGAACAATATCTCTGTGGAGGTTGCAAAGTGTGAATTTTCCCATTGCATTTCTTATCCTTTGAGCTGTATAATCTGTGTAATCTTATCCACTTACCAAAAGCCCAAATGTCAGATTTGCTGCTGAACTTGCTATACATCAGGACTTCCGGTGGGGACCACCGGACTGGAAATTTGGAGCCTACTGAGCTTGTGTATTCATCATCCAGGACATACCTGCAAGGGATTCAGGACTTGTTGCATTAGGATTTGGAGGCTTGGTATTTGCTTACGTTTTCTTGGCACGGTCACAAGAgtatcacaaacacacacaggcttTCTCAAAAGTCTCTCCTCCTCAACTAGTATCTTCTACAAACGTTACTTTTAACGAATTTCCTGTTTTTGTATCTGATTGAGCTTTCCTGATTGACAATATGGTTACAAGAAGGATGAAGTGAAATAAGATCTAGTAGGTACTCCCTTCCTCTTCTCTATCCACCTTTCCTTTCTCtgctcttctccttcccttccttttatcTGCAGTTGTCACTGGGAATTAGACTGattaagaaagaaggaggaatggagtaAAGTCATCAGGATTAATAGATCAAGATAAGGTATTGgggaaatagatttaaaaaagaggaggtagagataaagggagaaaggaaggaaagggataTGACAATAAAACAAAAGGATGAAAGAGGTGGCTTAAATAactcagaggaagaaaaagaatagaaagatcgGCAGAAAACgctagaatgagaaaaaaaagaaaaggagaggattAAAACTATAACACCTACCCATGTTTCATACTGTGCTATTTTTACTTCTGGAGGGAAAGATGAAAAAGCCACACTCACCTGGACAGGCCGAAATCAGATACTTTAACAACTCCTTGATCGTTTACCAAACAGTTTCGAGCTGCCTGTAGTGCAAACAGAGaccagtgagactccgtccccagCACAGAGGTTAAAGGCACAAAGCTTCTGCTGACCAGTAGAATGAAGCCAGGGAAGCTTCATCTCCTTCGACTACAGACACCTTCCCACCTAATAGGAATCTGTTGATGCCACCAAGAAATTTTGATTCATTTCCACCACGTGGAAAGCAACCTGCTGTGTAGTCCTAGGTAAAGCACTGAGGACATACAGAACGATTGCATTCTCATGGGCAATTCCACACCACCCCATTCCCTCACTGATATGCTGAAAGAATTAagggagaggctgggtgcagtggctcacgcctgtaatcccaacactttgggaggccgaggtgggtggatcacctgaggtcaggagttcaagaccagcctggccaacatggcgataccccatctactaaaaatacaaaaattagctgggcgtggtgttgggcgcctgtgatcccagctacttgggaggctgaggcaggagaattgcttgaatctgggaggtggagtttgcagtgagccgagatggtgccattgcactctagcctgggcaacagagcgagactccatctcaaaacaaaacaaaacaaaacaaaacaaacaaaaaacaaagaagggagAATGAGAAGTAAGTTTTTTTGCTTTCTGCTTTTCTGCCAGTGAGACTAGGACAATTTGAGCCTTGGCCTGACTGAAAGAAACAGGGGCGCAAACTCTGATGCTTACAGGGGCCAGGCAAGTTAAGTAAGAGTGAAGTGAAGTGGATGGAGATTGCAGGAAATGGAGAGTACATGCCTAGAGGAAAGGAGGCGGTTCGTGAGAATGTGGACCTGGTATTTCCAGACGGTGTAGAttttcaagagaagctggaaattccagggttttttttttttttaagcgaaatgtttctttttaaggGTTTGCTaattattatataacataaaaaaaaaaccccacacatgtGGGTCAAATGCATccacaggccccagtatgtgactCTGAAGGAACCAAATGATGGCCCCATGCCAGGAGCAGTCCCATTGGGAAGCACAGTCCCTTCTGTTCCAAATCCAGAATGGCCACTGAAAGACCCCACCATTTTCTTGTGGGTGGTAGGGGGTTGGGAGTGAGTGACTGCTCTGATTCCCACCACGGCAGACTTCatggagctgaggctggagataTTTGATGGGCTCAGCACTGGGGCAGAGGCACGCCTAACTTATAGTACTTTCTAGATAAAATTGAAATGATGGCACCAGCAGCCCCCCTCAACCATGTATGATATATCTTCCACTGCTACTTCCACCCCATCAGCCCTTGGTCCTAGGCCAATCCTTCTAAGGTCCCACCAGGTCTCGGTGAAGGAACTGCTTTGACTCCAGGTATTCCATGGCTTCACAGACATCCTTGCACATCTCTAGCAGCTGCTGAGTCTGGAAGCGGTGGCGCATCTCCCTCAGGTAGTTCAGGAGGCAGCCATTGGCCATGTACTCAGTGATGATGAAGATGGGGCGCTGCTTGGTGCAGACGCCATACAACTGCACCAGCTTCTCATGGGAAAGATTCCTACAGGAAAGGCAAGGAACTAGTCTTCCCCTTTTGGCTCTGCATAATAGCAATaaaggggctggggaggaaggggcTGACCTAGGAGTAGAGCATCAGATAAGGGGTCACACCAGcaagtttattttcctctttcccaCCCTAAATCTCAAAAGTGCTTAAAATGTGGAAGCAAGCAGGGATTTGGAGCCCATCAattgaaaaagaaacaagtcCAGGAATGAAAGAACGCTAAGGCTAAATTAGAATCTTTCTCTTGAAAGTTTAATTTTCTACATCTACCCCCAAATGCTACTGAGATGGTACACACCCATGAGCACCACTATTCTCAACCAATATCTGAGGCACAGAAACTATTATCTTAGCACTTAGGACTACCGCCAGTTAAAGGTAAACTTCAGTCCCTCGTCCCAAACCTCTCTTACTGTAAGTCATCTTTAAGCCTCAGTGGGTTGTTGTGTGAATTCCTAGACTCCAGCAAATAGATTGAGAGTTGAGTTTGGGCTATAACTCACATCATGACTTTGGCTTCTTCAATGAATTCATCTTCAGACATGGAGCCTTCTTTGATCATCTTGATGGCCACGTCATACTGGCCTCTCCATTTCCCATACTTCACTACCCCAAATTGTCCAGTCCCCAGCTCCTTCAAGAAGGTCAGATCCTTTGGATCAATTTCCCATGATCCTAACAATAAAGTCTTGGTGTGATTCTTTGGGGTCATGAATGTATAATTCTTACAATAGACAAAAATCCCTACTGGGGTAGAAATAGGAAAACTagtaaaagggaaatttttagaagtACTAATCTGTCTTTGCTTAAGTCAATCTCAGAAACAGGGGATTCATTGGTTAGAGGAATCTGGGAATTTTAGGTTCAAGGTGGCCATAAGGCAAGAAGATAGACTAagcaacctccccaaatcccttTATGATTATGTTAGTGATGGTAGTTAATGAACTCAGGGATAGTACTGAAAATTttcccacaattaaaaataaaagacaaaaagaccCAAGACAACGACAAAGCCTTTTATGAATCTATGTTTTTGCAGTCCCAGTAGTAGCCACTAGAGGAAGAAAATCAGTGAATAACTTTTGCTTGGATCTGTCTTGAGCGTCCTTGAGGCAGCTGCTGCAGAACAGTGTACCTCAAGGACACTCCCTAAGGCAAGGCCAGCAAAGGTAGTTTTTGCAACTGGCCAGTCCACCCTACCCCAGAGAAATAAGGAGTTACCGTATCCCAGGCCTGCAGTGGAAGGTGCATTCTTGTTTTGTTGAGACACTGGATATTTGAGCCTGGATATGAGTcctgaaacagagagagaggtcATGCTGTTGGTGTGGTGTAGGAGGTGGGATGCCTCACACATCCTCACTTAAAGCCTCACACTTCCGGTGTGTATCTTTCTAGTACATTTTGAATCCCAGAAGACCTCCATGAACCCACATATTTCCAGAGGTTTCTCCTCTCACAAAATACTTTTCAgggacaaaaaagagaaaatactaatTGAAATACACTGCCTAACTGAATATATTCCCACCTCCCAGCCCAGGCTTAGCTTACATCCTACCTTCTTGATGAAGCTGTTCCCCCATATCCATGCCCTCACTAATGTCTcagtttttagaaattttacaGTGCTTAGAAACTTTCTTCTGATGTTGTCTAACCTGTATGTTCTTTGAGGACAAGGACCTCGACTCAGAATGTTCCCGTGTTCTCCTCTAGAACTGAGGAAATCGCTGAGTACACAGTAGGAACTCAATGAATACTTGCTGATGAATCAGTCACCAGCCtcttttgtgtcttctcttaacACTGAACATCAATCACCAAATAAAGAGTCAGTCCCTGTTGGGTGTAGGTCTGCCTCTGACCACCTCTTTACCAGCTTCTACCCAGTATCACAGGGATTTCCTTTCACAGTGAATTCACACTGTCCTGTGAGACGGATTCTTCCTCTTATCACCTTGTCCTGCATTGCTTATCCTGGTGTCTGTAACTCCCTTCTCAGTTGCCCCTGGTACTCACCTGCAGAGTTGTGCTGATGGTAGTTAATGAGCTCAGGGATGGTGCTGAAAAGGTGCTTCTCAGCCAGGTAATACTGGCTCTGAGGTGTGGAACACACAACATAATGACGTATCACCCCTTGAGGGTCCCTGAAGAAGTGGATGCTTAGTCAGTAACTTGGGCACAAAGGTCAACAGAACCCAGGAAGTGAAGTGAGATGAGTTTTGAGTTTCAGAGACAGAGGAAGTGGGACGGGCACAGCATCAAGGAGCTATTAGCAGGGTACCCCTGTTCTTTGTCCTCAGGGCCTTGGAATAGTAGCACTCACCCTGTGGATTTAGCAAACACAGACACTGTATATTTGCCAGCTTTGCTGGAGTCTCTGACAATGAAACCTCCTTCTTTCCCCTGAAACAACGAAAAAGAAGCTGTCTGTAGGAGGAAGTGGTGCTCACACCTGCATCCCACCTGCCCAAActtgagagagaaaatagaacaaCCCCTGATTTTACTGCCAAGTTCCACGCTTGAGCTACAGCCTCATTGCTTTTAATATTAAAAggtgcaggccaggcatggtggctcatgcctgtaatcccagcattttgggaggccgaggtaggtggatcacctgaggtcaggagttcgagaccagcctggccaacatggtgaaaccccgtctctgctaaaaatacaaaaattattcgggcgtggtggcatgtgcctgtaatcccagctacttgggaggctgaggtaggagaattacttgaacccagaaggcggaggttgcagtgagcccagatcacgccactgcactccagcctgggtgacagaccgagagtccgtctcagaaaaacaaaaacaaaaaaaatggtgtAATTGGGACCCCAGACGATGGCGGCTTTGACACTGCCTTGCCCAAAGGTAGGGGGCAGAACAGGCCCTCAGTTCAATATCCTCACTTATGCAAGGAGAATGCTGTGTGCTAGTGGTTCCACACTTACCTCTTGCTTTAGCAGTTGCTCAGCCTGACTCCGAGTCATGTGTTTGGAATACCACCTGTGAAGGGAGAGTGCTGCTTGAGTGGCTCCTGGTCATAAGCAGATTGGAGGTTACAGCACCCTCCAGGGCTTGTCCATGTCGGTGATTCA
This region includes:
- the BTK gene encoding tyrosine-protein kinase BTK, with the translated sequence MAAVILESIFLKRSQQKKKTSPLNFKKRLFLLTVHKLSYYEYDFERGRRGSKKGSIDVEKITCVETVVPEKNPPPERQIPRRGEESSEMEQISIIERFPYPFQVVYDEGPLYVFSPTEELRKRWIHQLKNVIRYNSDLVQKYHPCFWIDGQYLCCSQTAKNAMGCQILENRNGSLKPGSSHRKTKKPLPPTPEEDQILKKPLPPEPAAAPVSTSELKKVVALYDYMPMNANDLQLRKGDEYFILEESNLPWWRARDKNGQEGYIPSNYVTEAEDSIEMYEWYSKHMTRSQAEQLLKQEGKEGGFIVRDSSKAGKYTVSVFAKSTGDPQGVIRHYVVCSTPQSQYYLAEKHLFSTIPELINYHQHNSAGLISRLKYPVSQQNKNAPSTAGLGYGSWEIDPKDLTFLKELGTGQFGVVKYGKWRGQYDVAIKMIKEGSMSEDEFIEEAKVMMNLSHEKLVQLYGVCTKQRPIFIITEYMANGCLLNYLREMRHRFQTQQLLEMCKDVCEAMEYLESKQFLHRDLAARNCLVNDQGVVKVSDFGLSRYVLDDEYTSSVGSKFPVRWSPPEVLMYSKFSSKSDIWAFGVLMWEIYSLGKMPYERFTNSETAEHIAQGLRLYRPHLASEKVYTIMYSCWHEKADERPTFKILLSNILDVMDEES